Proteins encoded together in one Prunus dulcis chromosome 3, ALMONDv2, whole genome shotgun sequence window:
- the LOC117620719 gene encoding uncharacterized protein LOC117620719, translating to MARNWVALVLICVVLSGDFLSASASPPAKIVTGVVSNVVSALVKWLWSLKSTTKTGTAVSGRSMVKFEGDYTVDTVFDGSKLGIEPHTVEVSPSGDLLVLDSENSNIYKISTPLSRYSRPKLIAGSPEGYSGHVDGRPREARMNHPKGLTVDDRGNIYIADTMNMVIRKISDAGVTTIAGGKWGRGGGHVDGPSEDAKFSSDFDVVYIGSSCSLLVIDRGNQAIREIQLHYDDCTDHYDGSFHLGIAMLIAAAFFGYMLALLQRRVQAMFSSDEDRRTPMKRDVPMALYPRPPKSVRPPLIPPEDEPEKLDDGFFGSLGKIAVNTGSSVAEILGGLFMGFRRKPMHYQIQQQYHQANKHSNAWPMQESFVIPDEDEPPSIETRSPTPKKTYPFMTKDLEKSQHLKQSQAYYNSWDGEYHQQQQHQMQMQMQMQQQQQHQMQMQQQEQHQMQMQQQQQQHRQQQHHRQYSSSPKTFYEKSSETNEIVFGAVQEQDGRREAVVIKAVDYGDSRYNHHNIRPRFNYMGYNSSGY from the exons TGAAATCCACCACCAAAACCGGCACAG CTGTTTCTGGCCGTTCGATGGTGAAATTTGAGGGTGACTATACGGTGGATACGGTGTTTGATGGAAGTAAGCTTGGAATTGAACCACACACAGTTGAAGTATCCCCAAGTGGAGACCTTCTGGTGTTGGATTCTGAAAATAGCAACATCTACAAGATCTCAACGCCATTGTCTCGGT ATAGCCGACCCAAGCTGATTGCTGGATCACCTGAAGGGTACTCTGGGCATGTGGATGGGAGGCCAAGAGAAGCAAGAATGAACCACCCCAAAGGGCTGACTGTGGATGACAGAGGAAATATTTATATTGCAGACACAATGAATATGGTTATCAGGAAGATAAGTGATGCTG GGGTCACGACAATTGCTGGTGGAAAATGGGGCAGAGGAGGTGGTCATGTTGATGGTCCAAGTGAAGATGCAAAGTTTTCTAGTGATTTTGACGTGGTATACATTGGCAGTAGCTGCTCTCTTTTGGTTATAGACAGAGGAAACCAGGCAATTCGAGAGATCCAACTCCACTATGATGACTGTACTGACCACTATGATGGAAGTTTCCATTTAG GAATAGCAATGCTGATTGCAGCTGCCTTCTTTGGTTACATGCTGGCATTGCTGCAGCGCAGGGTACAAGCAATGTTTTCTTCAGATGAG GATCGAAGAACTCCTATGAAGAGAGATGTACCAATGGCACTATATCCGAGGCCTCCTAAATCTGTCAGGCCCCCTTTAATTCCACCTGAAGATGAACCAGAAAAACTAGATGATGGTTTCTTTGGTTCACTAGGGAAGATTGCCGTTAACACTGGCTCATCTGTGGCTGAAATCTTGGGGGGGTTGTTTATGGGATTTAGAAGAAAGCCCATGCATTATCAGATTCAGCAGCAGTATCATCAAGCTAACAAACATTCAAATGCATGGCCTATGCAAGAGAGCTTTGTGATTCCCGATGAAGATGAGCCTCCGTCAATAGAAACCagaagcccaaccccaaagaAAACCTACCCCTTCATGACCAAAGACCTGGAGAAGTCCCAACATTTGAAGCAAAGTCAAGCGTACTATAATTCATGGGATGGTGAATATCACCAACAGCAACAACATCAGATGCAGATGCAGATGCAgatgcagcagcagcaacagcatcAGATGCAGATGCAGCAACAGGAACAACATCAGATGCAgatgcagcagcagcagcagcaacaccGACAGCAGCAGCATCACAGGCAATACTCATCAAGCCCGAAAACATTCTACGAGAAGAGCAGCGAGACAAATGAGATTGTGTTTGGGGCAGTTCAAGAACAGGATGGACGACGTGAAGCCGTGGTGATAAAGGCTGTAGACTATGGAGATTCGAGATACAATCACCACAACATTCGACCGCGCTTCAACTATATGGGTTATAATTCCTCTGGTTATTGA